A region of the Augochlora pura isolate Apur16 unplaced genomic scaffold, APUR_v2.2.1 APUR_unplaced_2814, whole genome shotgun sequence genome:
ttgaCCGGCGTGTTAGCAGTCGTAGCATCGCCCAGGAGCTAAAGATCGATCATGAAacggttttaaaccatttgcacaaagttggatttaaaaagaagctcgacGTTTGGTTGCCAGatcaattaacacaaaaaatcatgatggttcgaatttccatctgtGATGTCTTGACCAAACGGAATGAGATCGACCCATTTCTTGAACGCATGGTAActggggatgagaaatggatcACATACGACAACATTGTGCGAAAACGATCATAGTCAAAGCCTAATGAAGCAAGTCAGACGGTGGCGAAACCAGGACTAACAGCCAAGAAGGTTCTGCTGTGAATTTCGTGGAACTGaaaaggaattatttattacaagtaGCTTCCATATGGTCAAACACTAAATTCGGATCTCTACTGTCGACAACTAGATCGTTTGAAGCTAGGGATTGACcagaaacggccagaattgacCAACAGGAGAGGTGTTGTGTATCATCAAGACAACGCCAGGCCACATACGTCTATAATtactcgtcagaaaattcaaGAGCTTGACGTTTTAATGCATCCACCATATAGTCCAGACCTGGCACCAAGCGATTACCATGTTTCtcttgcattgcaaaactttcttaatgataagaaattggcattGAGAAAAGATTGTGAAAGTGGATTACAAAAGTTTTTCGCTATTAGGGGGCAAGACATCTACGAGATAGGCATtatgaaggtacctttaaaatggcaacaaattacaGAA
Encoded here:
- the LOC144477668 gene encoding histone-lysine N-methyltransferase SETMAR-like, which gives rise to MVRISICDVLTKRNEIDPFLERMSKPNEASQTVAKPGLTAKKLPYGQTLNSDLYCRQLDRLKLGIDQKRPELTNRRGVVYHQDNARPHTSIITRQKIQELDVLMHPPYSPDLAPSDYHVSLALQNFLNDKKLALRKDCESGLQKFFAIRGQDIYEIGIMKVPLKWQQITEEDGAYLI